The Bdellovibrionota bacterium genome has a segment encoding these proteins:
- a CDS encoding plasmid mobilization relaxosome protein MobC produces MAAEAVGELRSRVVPIRFTPAELSWLQESSRELRVSVSEYVRRAAFGRKLPLPPVPSVNRETYQELSRIGNNLSQLMRKIHSGMAMPIDPHMLQELRAMVTSIGLQVIGAAK; encoded by the coding sequence ATGGCGGCTGAAGCGGTCGGTGAACTCCGTAGCCGCGTCGTTCCGATCCGATTCACGCCGGCTGAATTGTCGTGGCTCCAGGAATCTTCCCGAGAGTTACGAGTGAGCGTGAGTGAGTACGTCCGCCGGGCAGCCTTTGGCCGAAAACTTCCGCTGCCTCCGGTGCCGTCTGTGAATCGAGAAACGTATCAAGAGCTCTCTCGGATCGGAAACAATTTGAGCCAGCTGATGCGCAAGATTCATTCAGGGATGGCGATGCCAATCGACCCCCACATGCTTCAGGAGCTTCGGGCAATGGTGACATCCATCGGCCTCCAAGTCATCGGGGCGGCAAAATGA
- a CDS encoding ATP-binding protein, which produces MNPKTKPGTRTSRAAIANQVNLLMREGEGLTVEFKERYTPRVDEDIVAFANAKGGTILLGVREDGTIAGERLTNDLKAKINSLARNLKPTIPVEFSQVGKVVAIFVSEGSDKPYSCGSGYYRRLDGNTQKMSHDELRIMFAENEPLPFEERTVKGFTLEDISNSKIRAFTREAGIQIGRAGVQDVLRSLNVADQSRIKNAGILFFAKDVYRHIHQSQMTLIAFKGTDRMHIYDRRDVRDDLLTQFNEAVAFLRKHLNVRSEIHGVNRKDIYEIPLEVLREAVVNALMHRDYSITGTQISVEVHDDRVEIANPGDLPKGMSIQNLGKVSIRRNELIADLFFRMHKVERFGLGIQKMKEAMLAAGLREPVFEPGVFFRASFQRSPELALKKHREQSVRRFGEKFGEGFSRELESELGSQLESELESLELRVLAALVKHPLGKASLAIALGQKQASGPLHRIIRSLLARKLIERSLPQKPASRLQKYLVTKAGEKLLRRKE; this is translated from the coding sequence ATGAATCCGAAAACCAAACCAGGTACGCGCACCTCGCGTGCCGCGATCGCCAACCAAGTAAATCTTCTCATGCGCGAGGGCGAAGGTTTAACCGTGGAGTTCAAAGAACGGTACACGCCTCGGGTGGACGAAGATATTGTGGCATTTGCCAACGCCAAGGGAGGAACCATACTTCTCGGCGTCCGGGAGGATGGCACCATCGCCGGCGAACGGTTGACCAACGACCTAAAGGCCAAAATCAACAGCCTGGCGCGGAACTTAAAGCCGACGATTCCTGTCGAGTTTTCCCAAGTCGGGAAAGTGGTGGCGATCTTCGTGTCGGAAGGATCGGATAAACCATACTCCTGTGGTTCAGGCTACTACCGAAGACTCGACGGTAACACACAGAAGATGAGCCACGATGAGCTACGCATCATGTTTGCGGAGAACGAACCGCTCCCTTTCGAAGAAAGAACAGTCAAGGGGTTCACGCTGGAAGACATCTCCAATTCGAAAATACGCGCTTTTACAAGAGAAGCCGGCATACAAATCGGGCGCGCTGGAGTTCAGGATGTATTGCGCAGTCTTAACGTGGCGGATCAGTCCCGGATCAAAAACGCGGGGATCCTCTTTTTCGCCAAGGATGTATATCGGCATATCCATCAGTCCCAGATGACGCTAATCGCGTTCAAGGGAACGGATCGCATGCATATTTATGATCGGCGCGACGTGCGTGACGATCTCCTCACGCAGTTCAACGAAGCGGTCGCATTTCTCCGCAAACATCTAAATGTGCGAAGCGAGATCCACGGTGTCAACCGTAAGGACATTTACGAAATTCCTCTTGAAGTATTGCGCGAAGCTGTTGTGAACGCGCTCATGCACCGCGACTACAGCATTACCGGTACGCAAATAAGCGTCGAGGTCCACGACGATCGGGTCGAAATCGCAAACCCCGGCGATTTGCCGAAAGGTATGTCAATCCAGAACCTCGGCAAAGTTTCGATCCGGAGGAACGAACTGATCGCTGATCTCTTTTTCCGCATGCACAAAGTCGAACGTTTCGGCTTGGGCATTCAAAAAATGAAGGAAGCAATGCTCGCCGCGGGACTTCGCGAGCCCGTTTTTGAGCCGGGTGTATTTTTTCGGGCATCGTTCCAGCGATCGCCCGAATTGGCGTTAAAGAAACACCGCGAACAGTCCGTCAGGCGGTTCGGAGAAAAGTTCGGAGAAGGTTTCTCGCGGGAGCTAGAGTCGGAGCTAGGGTCACAGCTAGAGTCGGAGCTAGAGTCACTGGAGCTCCGTGTGCTGGCCGCCCTAGTTAAACACCCACTTGGCAAAGCATCACTGGCAATAGCTTTGGGTCAAAAACAGGCCTCAGGTCCTCTCCATCGAATAATTCGATCCTTGCTGGCAAGAAAACTTATTGAACGAAGTCTGCCCCAAAAGCCTGCGAGCCGATTACAGAAGTATCTGGTTACAAAGGCGGGGGAAAAATTACTACGGAGAAAGGAGTGA